From a single Nicotiana tomentosiformis chromosome 2, ASM39032v3, whole genome shotgun sequence genomic region:
- the LOC104120870 gene encoding cytochrome c oxidase subunit 5C — protein sequence MAGSHVAHAVYKGPSVVKEILIGITLGMVAGGFWKMHHWNNQRRTKEFYDMLEKGEISVVVDEE from the coding sequence ATGGCAGGTTCCCATGTTGCACATGCTGTGTACAAGGGTCCAAGTGTAGTGAAGGAGATACTGATTGGGATTACTCTTGGCATGGTTGCGGGAGGTTTCTGGAAGATGCACCATTGGAACAACCAGAGGAGAACTAAGGAATTCTACGATATGCTTGAGAAAGGTGAAATCAGTGTTGTGGTGGATGAGGAGTAG